The following coding sequences are from one Candidatus Acidiferrales bacterium window:
- a CDS encoding alpha/beta fold hydrolase — MIAPLVRRLSFLGFFAAVAICLVAPRVFAHDEHGTTFNAPTATIYYEVFGSGDATPLFVANGGPGFDHSYLHVSAAWDTLGLNRKIVMWDQRGTGRSGPLKPGQTCTLADQINDLDALRAHLGYDKINLLGHSWGGFLVMAYAARFPQHIERLIILDSAAPKWSDTLFLFHDVFPDITAKEDSYAFTAALNEKDSDAAAEASTSLYESMLFYAPEHRDEFLAKMANDKEYREINRLVNQDVRRFDLNPEIAKYRFPVLVGCGRYDMNVAPLIAYNIHKSIPGSRFVVFEKSGHMPFFEEPDKFVAVVNAFLGRSAPWP, encoded by the coding sequence ATGATCGCTCCGTTGGTTCGGCGTCTCTCTTTTCTTGGATTTTTCGCCGCTGTGGCAATCTGCCTCGTTGCGCCGCGCGTCTTTGCTCATGATGAGCACGGAACCACATTCAACGCCCCGACAGCGACGATCTATTACGAAGTCTTTGGGTCCGGCGACGCTACTCCTCTGTTCGTCGCCAATGGCGGTCCTGGCTTCGACCACAGTTATCTGCATGTCTCCGCCGCCTGGGACACACTCGGCCTGAATCGCAAGATTGTCATGTGGGACCAGCGCGGCACTGGCCGTTCAGGCCCGCTCAAGCCCGGCCAGACTTGCACTCTCGCTGACCAAATCAATGACCTCGACGCCCTCCGCGCGCATCTCGGCTACGATAAAATCAATCTCCTCGGTCATTCCTGGGGCGGTTTTCTCGTTATGGCCTATGCCGCACGCTTTCCGCAGCACATCGAGCGTCTTATTATTCTCGATTCTGCCGCGCCTAAGTGGAGCGACACATTGTTCCTCTTCCACGATGTTTTTCCAGACATCACTGCCAAGGAAGACAGCTATGCCTTCACAGCCGCGCTGAATGAAAAAGATTCCGATGCCGCTGCGGAGGCCTCCACGAGCCTCTACGAATCGATGCTCTTCTATGCTCCCGAGCATCGCGACGAATTTCTCGCCAAAATGGCCAATGATAAGGAATATCGCGAAATCAATCGTCTCGTGAATCAGGACGTTCGCCGCTTCGACCTCAATCCGGAAATTGCGAAATACCGGTTTCCCGTGCTCGTCGGCTGTGGCCGGTATGACATGAATGTTGCGCCGCTCATCGCCTACAACATTCACAAATCAATCCCCGGCTCACGATTCGTCGTCTTCGAAAAAAGCGGCCACATGCCGTTCTTCGAGGAGCCTGATAAATTCGTCGCCGTAGTCAACGCTTTTCTCGGTCGCAGTGCGCCTTGGCCATAA